A segment of the Staphylococcus ratti genome:
CGTGCGATTAATCGCTAATGTGAACGTCGCTACGCTTACGCCTGAGGGTGTCGTTCTGTATTCTGGATCTTTAGTTAATCGACCTACTAATACAACTCTATTAAGCATATTCACGCCTCATTTCTATTCTATTACTTGTCTTCGTCTTCACGAACAACAATGTAACGAATGATATCATCATTGATTTTTGCTAAACGTTGGAATTCGTCAGTAGCTACATTGTTTTCAGATTGGATACGTACGATGTAGTAGTAACCATCTTTGAAGTCTTCGATTTCGTAAGCTAAGCGGCGTTTACCCCAGTCCTTAGTTTCTAATACCTCAGAGCCTTCAGAAGCTAAAATTCCGTTGAAACGTTCAACAACTGCTTTTCTTGCATCCTCTTCAATGTTTGGACGCACGATGTACATTACTTCATATTTTCTCATTGTATATTTACACCTCCTTGTGGTCTATGCGGCTTAACGAATCATTTCGTTAAGCAAGGAATAATTTTCATTACTCACATTCCAGTATTTTACCACAGTCCATTACTTTTTACAATTGAAAATTGAGAGAATATAAATGGTGCATGAAATGCGCTCTCACGTGTTAGACAGCAATGCTATTTATGCATTGTCATTCAACTTGAAACGATCTATTTATACAAAAACATCCATCTCGCATAGTAATCATGCAAAATGGATGTTGTGTTTTAGACGTTAAATCTGAAATGAACAACGTCGCCATCTTTCATAATATATTCTTTACCTTCTAAGCGCATTTTACCAGCTTCTTTAGCACCTTGTTCACCATTATAAGTTACGTAATCTTCATAACTTGTTACTTCGGCACGAATAAAACCGCGCTCAAAGTCTGTATGAATGATACCCGCACATTGTGGCGCTGTCATGCCTTCTTTAAAAGTCCAAGCTCGTACTTCTTGAACGCCAGCAGTGAAATACGTCGCTAATCCTAATAATTCATAAGCTTTACGAATTAAAATGTGTAGACCTGGTTCTTCAATACCTAAATCTTCTAAGAACATCGCTTTGTCTTCTTCATCTAACGTAGCGATTTCTTCTTCTATTTTTGCGCTAATGACAATGACTTCAGAACCTTCTTGATCCGCATATTCACGAATCGTTTTGACTTTTTCATTATCTGTATCATTAATTTCGTCTTCGCCGACATTCGCAATATATAACATTTTTTTAGCAGTTAATAATTGTGCTTGATTTACGTACTTTTGATCTTCTTCATTAAATTCGATGCTACGTACAGGTTGACCATTTTCAAGCACTTCTTTAATTTGAGTTAAAATACGTACTTCATTTAAGGCATTTTTATCTTTTTGTTTTGCTAATTTTTCTAAACGAGGTAAGCGTTTTTCAACAGATTCTAAATCTGCTAATACCAATTCCATATTAATCACTTCAATGTCATCAATTGGATTCACGCGTCCTGCGACATGCGTAACATTTTCATCATCAAATGCACGAACAACCTGACAAATCGCGTCTACTTCGCGGATATGAGATAAGAATTTATTTCCAAGTCCTTCACCTTTAGAAGCACCTTTTACAATCCCAGCAATATCTGTAAATTCAAATGTAGTCGGAAGTGTTTTTTTAGGGTTTACAATACGTTCTAATTCCGTTAAACGTGTGTCTGGCACTTCTACAATGCCGACATTCGGATCAATTGTTGCAAATGGATAGTTTGCTGCAAGTGCTCCTGCTTTTGTAATTGCGTTAAAAAGTGTGGACTTACCTACGTTTGGCAAGCCGACAATCCCAGCTGTTAAAGCCATAATTCATTACTCCTTCTCTTCTTGACTCGCTTTTTCGAGTATTTTTTTTAACTTTTTATTAAACGTTTGACGTGGCAACATAATACTCCGTTGACAGGTTGTACACTTAATTCTAATGTCCGCGCCCATACGAATGATTTTAAACCGATTGGCACCACATGCATGTTGTTTCTTCATTTCTACTATATCATTTATTTCATAATTTGAAGACATCGATCTACTCCTCACCCTATTTTCTTATTTTCAAATTACATGCTATTTTTTCGGTTGCGACATGTTTTTGTACATTTGAGCTAAATTGGGCACAGGTGTTTCTATATTTTCTGCTTGTAAAAAGCCTCTAATTTCACGACGTAAAATACGCGCGCCCATGAAATTTTGTCCTGGTGACGTTTCTGCTGAAATACGCAATGTGACTTGATAACTTTCAAGCGCATCTACACCGAGCACTTGTGGCACCTCGACGAAAATATCATATTTTTTTGGAATGGATTTTAAAAATACTGCTAATTTTTGCTCAACAAGTTCAATATTTTCATTCGTTGCGATAGGAATATCCACTAAAGCTACGCCGTTCGTCACAGAAAAGTTAGTGACTTCGCTCATCGTCCCATTCGGTATTGTAGATAATTCACCTGTAATCGACATAATGCGTGTTGAACGTAAGCCAATAGATTTAACCGTACCTTCTGCAATTGGAGAGCTATTGTTTTTTATGCTCACATAATCTCCTACATCAAACTGATTTTCAAAAATAATAAAGAATCCTGTAATAATGTCTTTAACGAGTGTTTGAGCACCAAAACCAATGGCCAATCCGACAACACCAGCCCCCGCTAAAATACTTTCGACGCTAATACCAAATTTGCTTAAGATTGTTGTACCTGTAATAAACCAAACGATATAGCCTGCAACATTTTGTACAAGCGTAATTAACGTTTTTGAACGTTTAGCACGCGGTGTTTTTTTAGATTTGCTATTCACTTTAAAAAATTGAGCAATGACTTTATTTAAAATTCGCGTCACAATAAATGCAGCAAGTACATAGATGAAAACAACAATTAGTTTTGTTAAGAGGTTCGAATACGTTTCCGGTTCGAACAACGGTTGAATCATATTTCTTAGTATACTCTCAAGTTGTTTCATTTTAAGTTTCTTTCCTCCAAAATAATATTATTTTTCTTTTCTCAATAGTTGTATGAGCCGACGATAATCTTGTTCAGAATAAAATTCAAGTGTGATTTTGCCTGTTGCGCCTGTTGTAGAAACATCAACTTTTGTTCCATATTGTGTCGCAAGTTGCTGTTCATGTTGCTTAATACGTGCAGGCTTTCTTTTTTTAGAAGAATTAAGACGCTCGGACGTCTTATTTTTCAATTGAGGTTGTTGTTCGGCAATTTTAGCTTCTAAAGTACGCACACTCCACGCTTCGTCTAGCACTTTTTGGGCATACTGCTCCATCAACGTTGCATTTTTTAATGCCAATAACGTTCGCCCATGGCCTCCAGAAAGTTGCCCTTTTTGAATCAAGCTTCTGATTTTAACAGGCAATTGTAATAAGCGCAACATATTCGCAATATAGGGACGTGATTTCCCTAAACGTTCGGCAACTTGTTGTTGTGTTAAAGATAAAGCATCCATAAGTTGATGATAACTTTCCGCTTCTTCCAATGGATTCAAATCTTCCCGTTGTAGGTTTTCAATAATTGCCAATTCACGCATATGTGCGTCATCCATCTCTTTAATTATGGCTGGTATCGTTTTTAGCCCTACATATTGAGAAGCACGATAACGGCGTTCCCCAGCTACAATATAATACCCTTGGACAGAAGAAGTCACAACAATTGGCTGTAAAACGCCATGTTGGGCTATAGATTGGGCTAATTCTTCTAATTTTTCTTGATTAAAATGCTTCCGTGGTTGATATGGATTAGGGCGTATGTCAGAAAGATTCAATTGTACGATATTTTCCAAATGACGATCGTGTAAATCTGCCATCCACATCCCTCTTTTCAAAAATTTTTACGTTTTTTATTTTAATGGTTGATGCCTTGATATACAAGACTTTCACAACTAACATATAGACATCAAATAGTAAGTTTAATCATAATTTTCAGAAAAATGTGTTGACATCCTTTTTTAAGACATGCTAAAGTATGACTATCAAATTACAACAACATATTTTGAAACACGATAAAAAGGAAAGTAGAACTTACACTGCTTTTACAGAGAGTCTTCATTAGCTGAGAGAAGATATTGAAAGAAAGTTTGAAAATGGCCTTGGAGTGTTGGTGCCGATATGAGGTATCACCGGGTTCGCCCGTTATAGCGATACAGTATTAACATGTTGTTTAATGGCGTACTGGAATGCTTTCCTATTTCTCAGTACCTTTTTGAGCAATCATGGCGTACTGGAAGAGGCTACTTTAGCGATAAAGTAGCAAATTAAGGTGGTACCACGAACGAAGCTTTCGTCCTTTATTTCCGAATCAAAATTCGGGTGTAAAGGATGAAAGCTTTTTTTATTGGCCCGTGACACATCGCTATTTTACTTGAAGCGTTTGTGTTCTTCACTACTCTGTACGCATTACACTTTTACCTATTCAACTCATATAGGAGGGATTATTCATGAAAGATACAGAACTTGCACAAATCGCACTTACTGAAGATACGACTGGCGCAGTCGCAAATCCGATTTATTTATCTACCGCTTATCAACATCAAGGTCTCGGTCAATCCACTGGTTTTGATTATTCCCGAACGAAAAACCCGACGCGCGATACTTTTGAAACGGCTTTTGCCAAACTCGAAGGCGGTAAAGCTTCTTTTGCGACAGCCAGTGGCATGGCAAGTATTCAACTCATTTGTAGTTTGTTTAAACCGAATGATGAAATATTAGTTTCATATGATTTATATGGTGGCACATTTAGACTTTTTCAATTTTATAAAGAACAATATGGCGTTCATTTCAAATATGTTAACTTTGATAACTTCACAGAAGTAAATCAAGCCATCACAGACCATACAAAAGCACTATTTATCGAGCCGATTTCAAATCCGCTTATGATAGAAATTGACCTTGAACCTTATTACGTACTAGCTCGAAAACATGGACTCCTAACGATTGTTGATAACACGTTTTTAACGCCTTATTTATCAACACCTTTAAAAGAGGGTGCAGACATCGTCTTACATTCTGCAACAAAATACATTGGCGGTCACAACGACGTGTTAGCTGGTGTCGTTACAGTAAAAGATCCGGATTTAGTTAATCAGTTGTCCTTACTTCATAATATGATAGGCGCAACTTTATCACCATTCGACAGCTATTTACTGCAACGCGGATTGAAAACGTTACATCTGCGCATTGCGCGGTCACAAGAAAATGCCCAACGTCTTGCAGCACGATGTAAAAATTTAGATGGTATTCAAGAAGTGTTATATAGCGGCCGTACTGGAATGTTAAGTTTACGTTTAGAATCGCATTACAGCGTTGCGTTACTTTTAGAACACATTGAAGTCTCTCGCTTTGCAGAAAGCTTAGGTGGAACAGAAACTTTTATTACATTTCCTTATACGCAAACACATGTCGATATGCCGGACGCAGAAAAAGATGCACGTGGGATAGATCAACATTTAATACGTTTATCCATCGGCATCGAAGCTTACGAAGATATTGAGGCAGACCTCATTCAGGCTCTAGAACATTCAAGAGAAGGAGTGAGTTTATGAGTCATCACAAAGCAACACAATTAATTCATGATAACAATCGCGGTAAAACGTACCAAAGCGCAAATTTGCCCCTCTATTATTCATCTACTTACCATCAACATGAACTTGGGGGTCAACCTGAATACGACTATGCAAGAAGTGGGAACCCTAACCGACAATTATTAGAAACAAAACTGGCAGAACTTGAAAACGGAAAATATGGATTTGCGTTTAATTCTGGTATTAGTGCCATTACAAGTGTACTTCTCACCTTAAAAGCAGGTGATCACGTCATTCTACCAGATGATGTGTATGGTGGAACTTTTAGATTAACAGAAGAAATATTGACAAAATTTGATATTCACTTCACTACCGTAAACGCTGAAAATCCAGAAAATTTCGAAAACGCGATTACACCACAAACAAAATTGTTATATGTAGAAACACCTTCAAACCCTTTATTTAAAATTACAGATATCCGAGCAGTTGCTGATATCGCCAAACGGCATCACTTACTGCTTGCTGTCGATAACACGTTTATGACGCCTATCGCACAAAATCCATTAGATTTAGGGGCAGACATTGTCATTCATAGCGCAACCAAGTTTTTAGGAGGGCATAGTGACGTCATAGCGGGCGCTGTAGTCACAAACGATGACGCTTTTGCTAAAGCCATTTATTTAATTCAAAACGGGACAGGTACAGGATTATCAGTATACGACTGTTGGACGTTAACACAACATCTCAAAACATTAGATGTACGTTTTAAACAATCCACCGCTAATGCGCAACAATTAATACACTACTTAGAACAACATCCTGCCATCGGCAAAATATATTACCCGGGCAATAGCACTGTTCATCTTAAACAAGCCCAACATGGTGGTGCTGTATTTGGTTTTAAACTTAAAAACGAAGCGTTAGCACAGACATTTGTTGATGCACTCGAAATTCCGCTTGTATCCGTTAGCTTAGGTGGTGTAGAAACCATTTTGTCTCACCCTTATTCCATGTCACACGCAGCAATTCCACAACCTATACGAGAAGCACGTGGCATCACTTTTGGCTTATTCAGACTCAGTGTAGGGTTAGAAAATCCAGAAACATTAATTGCAGACTTAGATCATGCATTAAAGGAGGTATACGATGAGTCGATTATTAAACACTCTGAAGCACAACGTTCTAGTGGCTGACGGCGCAATCGGAACGATTCTCTACTCAGAAGGACTCGATACTTGTCCGGAAGCCTATAACTTAACGCATCCCGAAAAAGTCGAACAGATTCATCGTTCCTATATTCAAGCGGGTGCAGATATTATACAAACTAATACTTATGGCGCAAATTTCGAAAAATTAAAAGCATTCGGCTTAGAACATAAAGTTAAAGCCATTCATGAAGCTGCCGTGTCTATTGCTCAACGTGCAGCAGGAGAAGATACATTTATTCTTGGCACAGTCGGAGGGTTTAGAGGCGTTAAACAGGGGGACTTATCACTTTCTGCCATTCAATATCATACAGAAATACAAGTGGATACGTTAATTCAAGGGGGTGTGGATGGCCTATTATTTGAAACGTATTACGACTTAGAAGAACTTCTTACCGTCATTCGAACGACACGTCAAAAATATGACGTCCCTATTATTGCTCAATTGACCGCTTCTAATACCAATTATCTCATCGATGGTACCGTCATTAACGAAGCATTAGAACAAGTCATTCAAGCAGGCGCAAATGTTGTAGGCCTGAATTGTCACCATGGCCCTCATCATATGAAAAATACATTCAGTCATATCGAACTGCCAGAACACGCTTATCTTTCGTGCTACCCCAATGCCAGTTTACTCGATATTGAAAACGACACTTTCAAATATAGCAACAATGCGAGTTATTTTGGAAAAGTCGCTGAACAACTTATACATGAAGGTGTTCGACTTATCGGCGGTTGTTGCGGGACTACACCTGAACATATTCAGCACATCAAATCATCTGTTAAAAATCTGAAGCCTGTTTCACACAAAAAGGTCATTCCTATTCATAAAAAACACGCAAGTACAGAACACCATGATTTGAAATTGAGTTTAAAAGAACGCGTACAACGTCAGCCTACAATTATTGTCGAACTGGATACACCGAAACATCTAGACACGCAACGCTTTTTTAAAAATATCGAAGCACTCGATAAAGCAAATGTTGACGCGGTCACATTGGCGGACAATTCATTAGCCACTGTTCGTATTTCCAATGTTGCGGCAGCAAGCCTGATCAAACAAAACTATTCTATCGAGCCGCTCGTGCATATTACGTGTCGTGACCGAAACTTAATCGGTTTACAATCCCATCTTCTCGGGTTATCGCTATTAGGCATTAATGAAATACTCGCCATTACGGGAGACCCTTCGAAAGTTGGTCACCTGCCAGGTGCGACAAATGTTTACGACGTGAATTCAAAAGGATTAACCGAACTTGCACTTCGCTTTAATGAAGGGATTAACACAGATGGAGATGCGCTGAAGAAAAGAACGAACTTCAACATCGCTGGTGGCTTTGATCCACACGTTAGAAATATTGATGCTGCTGTACGCAAACTCGAAACAAAAATTGAAAGTGGTATGCATTATTTCATTACTCAACCTGTATTCACCAAAGAAAAAATCATCGAAATTTATCAAGCAACACAACATCTCAATGTCCCTATTTTTATTGGCGTCATGCCTATTACAAGCTACAACAATGCCCTTTTCTTACACAATGAGGTGCCTGGTATTAAAATGACCGATGACATTTTAGACCGTTTTAAAGCTGTAGCAAACGACAAAGAAGCGACTTATGATTTATCCATTGCTATATGTAAATCTTTAATTGATACCATTCATGAATATTTTAATGGACTTTATCTCATTACCCCTTTCGAACGTGTCGACTATTCTTTAGAACTTGCTGCTTATTCAAAATCAATTACATCAACCAAACAGGAGGCTATATTATGACAATTAAAACAACAAACTTAGGATTCCCAAGACTAGGACGTAAACGTGAATGGAAGAAAGCAATCGAAAGCTATTGGAATAATAAAATTTCAAAAACTGAATTAGACGAAGCCTTACAAAAATTACATCGTGAGAACTTAATCCTTCAAAAAAACCATCACTTAGACAGTGTCCCTGTTGGTGATTTCTCACTCTACGATCACATTCTAGATACGTCATTGTTATTCAATATTATCCCTGAGCGCTTTCAAGGGCGTGACGTTGATGATGATTTACTTTTTGATATCGCACGCGGTAATAAAGAACATGTCGCAAGTGCTTTAATTAAATGGTTCAATACGAACTACCACTACATCGTGCCAGAGTGGGATAACGTCACACCTAAATTAGGTCGAAACATCATTTTAGAACGTTTTAATTACGCTAAATCTTTAAATATCAATGCACACCCTGTACTTGTAGGCCCAATCACTTTTGTGAAGTTATCAAAAGGCGGTAATCGATCTTTCGAGGAAAAAGTACGTACACTGTTGCCACTTTATATTGAAGCCTTAACGTCATTAATCAAAGCGGGCGCAACATTGATTCAAATAGATGAACCCGTCCTCGTTACAGATGAAGGAGAAGCATTAGAAGACATTACACGCGAAGCTTATGAAGCTTTTGCGGAAGCTGAAGTAGCTGACAAATTAATTATTCAAACGTATTTTGAACGTGCAAATGTCAAATTTTTAAGCAGCCTACCAGTTAAAGGGCTCGGATTAGACTTTGTTCATGATAACGGTTACAACTTAGAACAAATTAAAAACGGAGACTTTGATAAATCTAAAACTTTATTCGCAGGTATTATTGACGGCCGTAACGTTTGGGCAGCAGACGTAAAAGCGAAAAAAGGCCTTATCGAAACGTTAACAGATTACACTGACGATTTATATATTAACCCGTCATCTTCATTGCTACACGTTCCAGTTTCATTAGATGATGAAACGTCATTAGACGACACTGTTCGTGACGGCTTGAGTTTTGCAACAGAAAAATTAGAAGAATTAGATGCATTGAAACGTGCAATTAACGATAACAATACTGAAAAATTAGACGTATTGCAGGCACAATATGAACGATTCCAAAACCAAGATTTCAAAAACTTAACTTACGACTTCGATAGCGTCAGATCTGAGCGTAAATCGGCGTTTGCAACACGTAAAGTGCTACAACAAGAACGTCTCCATTTACCAGATTTACCAACAACAACTATCGGCTCTTTCCCACAATCGCCAGAAGTTCGTAAAAAGCGTGCCGACTGGAAAAACGACCGCATCTCTGACGAGGCTTATGAAACATTCTTAAAAGAAGAAATCAAACGTTGGATTGAAATTCAAGAAGACATCGGCTTAGACGTATTCGTACATGGAGAATTTGAACGTAACGACATGGTAGAATTCTTTGGCGAAAAGCTCCAAGGTTTC
Coding sequences within it:
- the metE gene encoding 5-methyltetrahydropteroyltriglutamate--homocysteine S-methyltransferase, whose amino-acid sequence is MMTIKTTNLGFPRLGRKREWKKAIESYWNNKISKTELDEALQKLHRENLILQKNHHLDSVPVGDFSLYDHILDTSLLFNIIPERFQGRDVDDDLLFDIARGNKEHVASALIKWFNTNYHYIVPEWDNVTPKLGRNIILERFNYAKSLNINAHPVLVGPITFVKLSKGGNRSFEEKVRTLLPLYIEALTSLIKAGATLIQIDEPVLVTDEGEALEDITREAYEAFAEAEVADKLIIQTYFERANVKFLSSLPVKGLGLDFVHDNGYNLEQIKNGDFDKSKTLFAGIIDGRNVWAADVKAKKGLIETLTDYTDDLYINPSSSLLHVPVSLDDETSLDDTVRDGLSFATEKLEELDALKRAINDNNTEKLDVLQAQYERFQNQDFKNLTYDFDSVRSERKSAFATRKVLQQERLHLPDLPTTTIGSFPQSPEVRKKRADWKNDRISDEAYETFLKEEIKRWIEIQEDIGLDVFVHGEFERNDMVEFFGEKLQGFLVTKLGWVQSYGSRAVKPPIIYGDVKWTTPLTVDETVYAQSLTDKPVKGMLTGPVTILNWSFERVDLPRAEVQDQIALAINEEVLALEKAGIKVIQVDEPALREGLPLRKAYHEDYLQKAVHSFKLATSSVEDHTQIHTHMCYSQFGQIIHAIHDLDADVISIETSRSHGDLIKDFEDIHYDLGIGLGVYDIHSPRIPTEDEITTAINRGLQQIDRSLFWVNPDCGLKTRKEDEVKAALTVLVNSAKKLRQNSSNPVA
- a CDS encoding PLP-dependent transferase; amino-acid sequence: MKDTELAQIALTEDTTGAVANPIYLSTAYQHQGLGQSTGFDYSRTKNPTRDTFETAFAKLEGGKASFATASGMASIQLICSLFKPNDEILVSYDLYGGTFRLFQFYKEQYGVHFKYVNFDNFTEVNQAITDHTKALFIEPISNPLMIEIDLEPYYVLARKHGLLTIVDNTFLTPYLSTPLKEGADIVLHSATKYIGGHNDVLAGVVTVKDPDLVNQLSLLHNMIGATLSPFDSYLLQRGLKTLHLRIARSQENAQRLAARCKNLDGIQEVLYSGRTGMLSLRLESHYSVALLLEHIEVSRFAESLGGTETFITFPYTQTHVDMPDAEKDARGIDQHLIRLSIGIEAYEDIEADLIQALEHSREGVSL
- the rpsF gene encoding 30S ribosomal protein S6 — its product is MRKYEVMYIVRPNIEEDARKAVVERFNGILASEGSEVLETKDWGKRRLAYEIEDFKDGYYYIVRIQSENNVATDEFQRLAKINDDIIRYIVVREDEDK
- the metC gene encoding cystathionine beta-lyase MetC, which produces MSHHKATQLIHDNNRGKTYQSANLPLYYSSTYHQHELGGQPEYDYARSGNPNRQLLETKLAELENGKYGFAFNSGISAITSVLLTLKAGDHVILPDDVYGGTFRLTEEILTKFDIHFTTVNAENPENFENAITPQTKLLYVETPSNPLFKITDIRAVADIAKRHHLLLAVDNTFMTPIAQNPLDLGADIVIHSATKFLGGHSDVIAGAVVTNDDAFAKAIYLIQNGTGTGLSVYDCWTLTQHLKTLDVRFKQSTANAQQLIHYLEQHPAIGKIYYPGNSTVHLKQAQHGGAVFGFKLKNEALAQTFVDALEIPLVSVSLGGVETILSHPYSMSHAAIPQPIREARGITFGLFRLSVGLENPETLIADLDHALKEVYDESIIKHSEAQRSSG
- a CDS encoding bifunctional homocysteine S-methyltransferase/methylenetetrahydrofolate reductase, which produces MSRLLNTLKHNVLVADGAIGTILYSEGLDTCPEAYNLTHPEKVEQIHRSYIQAGADIIQTNTYGANFEKLKAFGLEHKVKAIHEAAVSIAQRAAGEDTFILGTVGGFRGVKQGDLSLSAIQYHTEIQVDTLIQGGVDGLLFETYYDLEELLTVIRTTRQKYDVPIIAQLTASNTNYLIDGTVINEALEQVIQAGANVVGLNCHHGPHHMKNTFSHIELPEHAYLSCYPNASLLDIENDTFKYSNNASYFGKVAEQLIHEGVRLIGGCCGTTPEHIQHIKSSVKNLKPVSHKKVIPIHKKHASTEHHDLKLSLKERVQRQPTIIVELDTPKHLDTQRFFKNIEALDKANVDAVTLADNSLATVRISNVAAASLIKQNYSIEPLVHITCRDRNLIGLQSHLLGLSLLGINEILAITGDPSKVGHLPGATNVYDVNSKGLTELALRFNEGINTDGDALKKRTNFNIAGGFDPHVRNIDAAVRKLETKIESGMHYFITQPVFTKEKIIEIYQATQHLNVPIFIGVMPITSYNNALFLHNEVPGIKMTDDILDRFKAVANDKEATYDLSIAICKSLIDTIHEYFNGLYLITPFERVDYSLELAAYSKSITSTKQEAIL
- a CDS encoding ParB/RepB/Spo0J family partition protein produces the protein MADLHDRHLENIVQLNLSDIRPNPYQPRKHFNQEKLEELAQSIAQHGVLQPIVVTSSVQGYYIVAGERRYRASQYVGLKTIPAIIKEMDDAHMRELAIIENLQREDLNPLEEAESYHQLMDALSLTQQQVAERLGKSRPYIANMLRLLQLPVKIRSLIQKGQLSGGHGRTLLALKNATLMEQYAQKVLDEAWSVRTLEAKIAEQQPQLKNKTSERLNSSKKRKPARIKQHEQQLATQYGTKVDVSTTGATGKITLEFYSEQDYRRLIQLLRKEK
- the ychF gene encoding redox-regulated ATPase YchF, with protein sequence MALTAGIVGLPNVGKSTLFNAITKAGALAANYPFATIDPNVGIVEVPDTRLTELERIVNPKKTLPTTFEFTDIAGIVKGASKGEGLGNKFLSHIREVDAICQVVRAFDDENVTHVAGRVNPIDDIEVINMELVLADLESVEKRLPRLEKLAKQKDKNALNEVRILTQIKEVLENGQPVRSIEFNEEDQKYVNQAQLLTAKKMLYIANVGEDEINDTDNEKVKTIREYADQEGSEVIVISAKIEEEIATLDEEDKAMFLEDLGIEEPGLHILIRKAYELLGLATYFTAGVQEVRAWTFKEGMTAPQCAGIIHTDFERGFIRAEVTSYEDYVTYNGEQGAKEAGKMRLEGKEYIMKDGDVVHFRFNV
- a CDS encoding mechanosensitive ion channel family protein; this encodes MKQLESILRNMIQPLFEPETYSNLLTKLIVVFIYVLAAFIVTRILNKVIAQFFKVNSKSKKTPRAKRSKTLITLVQNVAGYIVWFITGTTILSKFGISVESILAGAGVVGLAIGFGAQTLVKDIITGFFIIFENQFDVGDYVSIKNNSSPIAEGTVKSIGLRSTRIMSITGELSTIPNGTMSEVTNFSVTNGVALVDIPIATNENIELVEQKLAVFLKSIPKKYDIFVEVPQVLGVDALESYQVTLRISAETSPGQNFMGARILRREIRGFLQAENIETPVPNLAQMYKNMSQPKK
- a CDS encoding DUF951 domain-containing protein produces the protein MSSNYEINDIVEMKKQHACGANRFKIIRMGADIRIKCTTCQRSIMLPRQTFNKKLKKILEKASQEEKE